Proteins from a single region of Anthonomus grandis grandis chromosome 10, icAntGran1.3, whole genome shotgun sequence:
- the LOC126741545 gene encoding uncharacterized protein LOC126741545, which produces MAQDCSGNCVKQNKVFDDYETYLTQYLQDVGNLALLLDYDGTLTPIVAHPDLAKIPPETKKLLEELASVPNIFLAIISGRNPDNVKQMVGLENIVYAGNHGLEVLYPDGKRYNHQLPTEFGEQVKQLLTNLEKSVVKDGAWIENKGASLTFHFRAVPPEKVSNIEKTAREIIEQSGFKVNDAHMALEARPKVEWNKGSIALLLLDQKFGKDKWQGTVRVIFAGDDTTDEDAMKALKGHAATFRIATDQNIKTSAEKLLSSTNSVIDILRIIKKIYKK; this is translated from the exons ATGGCTCAAG ATTGCAGTGGTAACTGTGTCAAACAAAATAAGGTTTTCGACGATTATGAAACTTATCTTAcaca ATACCTTCAAGACGTGGGTAATTTAGCACTGCTACTAGATTATGATGGTACATTGACTCCTATTGTGGCGCACCCTGATTTAGCTAAAATACCTCcggaaaccaaaaaattgttaGAAGAATTAGCGTCGGTACCTAATATCTTTTTGGCCATCATTTCAGGACGAAATCCAGATAATGTGAAACAAATG GTGGGCTTGGAAAACATAGTATATGCAGGTAATCACGGCCTGGAAGTCCTTTATCCTGACGGAAAAAGATACAATCATCAGCTTCCAACCGAATTTGGGGAACAAGTAAAACAGTTGCTTACTAATCTGGAAAAATCAGTAGTAAAAGATGGTGCGTGGATTGAAAATAAGGGAGCGTCTTTGACGTTTCATTTTAGAGCTGTGCCTCCGGAAAAAGTTtcgaatattgaaaaaactgcTAGGGAAATAATCGAACAATCTGGTTTCAAGGTTAATGATGCCCATATGGCTTTGGAAGCCAGACCAAAAGTCGAGTGGAACAAGGGCAGTATCGCTTTACTTCTGTTAGATCAAAAATTTGGAAAGGATAAATGGCAAGGTACCGTTAGAGTCATTTTTGCTGGCGATGATACAACAGATGAAGATGCCATGAAG GCACTTAAAGGCCATGCTGCAACATTTAGAATAGCAACAGATCAGAACATTAAAACTAGTGCTGAAAAGTTGCTTTCTTCAACTAATTCTGTGATTGACATATTAcgaataattaaaaagatttataaaaagTGA